The following proteins are encoded in a genomic region of Stegostoma tigrinum isolate sSteTig4 unplaced genomic scaffold, sSteTig4.hap1 scaffold_54, whole genome shotgun sequence:
- the LOC132208831 gene encoding zinc finger protein 229-like has translation MSKHQRSHTGERLWKCRDCGKGFIYPSQLEMHQRSHTGEKPFICSDCGLGFTQSNNLLKHQQVHSGERPFACSVCGKGFAQTSHLLKHQQIHTGERPFTCSVCGKEFALSSSLLTHQRIHNGDRLFTCFICGKGFVSSTNLLRHQQVHTREKSFTCSVCGKGFTQSSSLLEHQQVHTGKRPFICSECGKGFTRNSKLLVHQRVHTGEKPFTCSECGKGFTHSSNLLTHQRLHTGERPFTCSECGKAFTQTVHLLTHQRIHTGEKPFTCSECGKGFAHSTNLLRHQRVHSGARPFTCSMCGKGFTQSSKLLTHQQVHHNHI, from the coding sequence atgtccaaacaccagcgcagtcacactggggagagactgtggaaatgtagggattgtgggaaaggatttatttacccatcccagctggaaatgcaccaacgcagtcacactggggagaaaccgttcatttgctctgattgtgggctgggattcactcagtcaaacaacctgctgaaacaccaacaagttcacagtggggagagaccgtttgcctgctctgtgtgtgggaaaggatttgcgCAGACATctcacctgctgaaacaccagcaaattcacacaggagagaggccattcacttgctctgtATGTGGGAAAGAATTTGCTttgtcatccagcctgttgacaCATCAGCGAATTCACAATGGGGACAGACTGTTCACCTGCTTTATTTGTGGGAAAGGATTCGTTTcgtcaaccaacctgctgagacaccagcaagttcacaccagagagaaatcattcacctgttctgtgtgtgggaaaggattcactcagtcatcctctCTGCTggaacaccagcaagttcacactgggaaAAGACCATTCATCTGttctgaatgtgggaaaggattcactcgcaATTCCAAACTATTGgtacatcagcgagttcacactggagagaaacctttcacctgttctgagtgtgggaagggatttactcactcatccaacctgctgacacatcagcgacttcatactggagagagaccattcacctgttcGGAGTGTggaaaagcattcactcagacagttcacctgctgacacatcagcgaattcacactggagagaaaccgttcacatgttccgaatgtgggaagggatttgctcactcaaccaacctgctgagacaccagcgagttcactctggggccagaccattcacttgttctatgtgtggaaagggattcactcaatcatccaaactgttaacacaccagcaagttcaccacaaccacatttga